A DNA window from Setaria viridis chromosome 2, Setaria_viridis_v4.0, whole genome shotgun sequence contains the following coding sequences:
- the LOC117842502 gene encoding uncharacterized protein: MMASVRTALFLLPPVSVLLVAAVRCLCRVAARKLSALARAQFPSGGSSSSPSFRYYLPVGVEKQGGDAAMRELPVALYYRRRRSCCGEEQDEEQQQAAECVFCLSVIEEGSEVREVKCRHLFHRCCLDRWLLARPLATCPLCRCRLLAAARAPWEEDYGEGEDSDSDSDSDMMLFMACVHSRSSWLWPS; the protein is encoded by the coding sequence ATGATGGCGAGCGTGAGAACGGCGCtgttcctcctccctccggtcTCCGTCctcctggtggcggcggtgcggtgCCTCTGCCGCGTGGCGGCGCGCAAGCTCAGCGCGTTGGCGCGTGCTCAGTTTCCGtccggcggctcgtcgtcgtcgccgtcgttcCGGTACTACCTCCCCGTTGGCGTGGAGAAGCAGGGCGGCGACGCTGCCATgcgcgagctgccggtggcgcTGTActacaggaggaggaggagctgctgcggcgaggagcaggatgaggagcagcagcaggcggcggagTGCGTGTTCTGCCTGAGTGTCATCGAGGAGGGGTCGGAGGTGAGGGAGGTCAAGTGCCGGCACCTCTTCCACCGGTGCTGCCTCGACCGGTGGCTCCTGGCGCGGCCGCTGGCGACGTGCCCGCTCTGCCGCTGCCggctcctggcggcggcgcgggcgccgtgGGAGGAGGACTACGGCGAGGGGGAGGACTCGGACTCGGACTCGGACTCGGACATGATGCTGTTCATGGCGTGCGTGCACAGCCGGAGCAGCTGGTTGTGGCCGTCGTGA
- the LOC117842501 gene encoding ABSCISIC ACID-INSENSITIVE 5-like protein 3 has translation MGVQTMSSHGDDGRRGLSRQGSVYSLTLTEVETHLGEPLRSMNLDELLRTVLPAAPAAEPSAAAAKKTVDEVWRDIQSASGARQPTMGEMTLEDFLSRAGVAVDAGGAGCAGPHWLHQYPPQQQYLVPRPLPLGAGDAVYRDGVGVGVFLSQVAGRKRGAAAAVTGDGVVERTVERRQKRMIKNRESAARSRARKQAYTNELENKIALLEQENERLRKLKMLEPLEPPPEHERRPVPQPEVKQQLRRTNSATF, from the exons ATGGGAGTTCAGACAATGTCGTcccacggcgacgacggccgccgcggcctctcGCGGCAGGGCTCGGTCTACAGCCTCACGCTGACCGAGGTGGAGACCCATCTGGGCGAGCCGCTGCGGAGCATGAACCTGGACGAGCTCCTGCGCACCGTGctcccggccgcccccgccgccgagccgtcggcggcggccgccaagAAGACGGTGGACGAGGTGTGGCGCGACATCCAGAGCGCCAGCGGCGCCCGGCAGCCGACCATGGGCGAGATGACGCTGGAGGACTTCCTCTcccgcgccggcgtcgccgtggacgccggcggcgcgggctgcgCCGGGCCGCATTGGCTGCACCAGTacccgccgcagcagcagtaCCTGGTGCCGCGGCCCTTGCCGCTCGGGGCCGGCGACGCCGTGTACCGCGACGGGGTCGGGGTCGGTGTCTTCCTATCGCAGGTGGCCGGCCGgaagcgcggcgcggcggcggcggtgaccggGGACGGCGTGGTGGAGAGGACGGTGGAGCGGCGGCAGAAGCGCATGATCAAGAACCGCGAATCCGCGGCGAGGTCCCGGGCCAGGAAGCAG GCGTACACCAACGAGCTCGAGAACAAGATCGCCCTACTTGAGCAGGAGAACGAGCGTCTCAGGAAGCTCAAG ATGCTGGAGCCGCTGGAGCCGCCACCGGAGCATGAGCGGCGGCCAGTGCCCCAGCCGGAGGTGAAGCAGCAGCTCCGGCGAACGAATTCAGCCACCTTCTGA